The stretch of DNA gggtctcACCAGTTCATTGTGTCCCTAAAAAAGGAGGAATCATTGTAATAaagaatgatcatgatgagTTAATTCCCACTAGAACCATAACAAGACATAGAATGTGTATTGATTATAGAAAGCTAAATTCTGctactaggaaagatcattttcctcttcccttcattgatcaaatgttggaaagattagctAATCACACCCActactgtttcttggatggatactctggatttttccaaattcctattcatcctaatgatcaagagaagacaacattcacatgtccatatggtacttttgcCTATAGAAGGATGCCACTTGGATTATGTAATGCACCAGCAACTtttcaaagatgcatgatgtctatcttctcttatcttattgaggatgttgttgaagtttttatggatgacttctctgtctatggagattccttttcttcttgtcttgctaATCTGTGCAGggttttaaagagatgtgaggagacaaatctaGTTTTGAACTGGGAACAttgtcacttcatggttgaagaagggatagttcttggACACAAGATTTCAGNGAAGGAGATTCTTAAATTACTTGGAGCTGGTGTGATCTATCCTatttctgatagtacttgggtctcACCAGTTCATTGTGTCCCTAAAAAAGGAGGAATCATTGTAATAaagaatgatcatgatgagTTAATTCCCACTAGAACCATAACAAGACATAGAATGTGTATTGATTATAGAAAGCTAAATTCTGctactaggaaagatcattttcctcttcccttcattgatcaaatgttggaaagattagctAATCACACCCActactgtttcttggatggatactctggatttttccaaattcctattcatcctaatgatcaagagaagacaacattcacatgtccatatggtacttttgcCTATAGAAGGATGCCACTTGGATTATGTAATGCACCAGCAACTtttcaaagatgcatgatgtctatcttctcttatcttattgaggatgttgttgaagtttttatggatgacttctctgtctatggagattccttttcttcttgtcttgctaATCTGTGCAGggttttaaagagatgtgaggagacaaatctaGTTTTGAACTGGGAACAttgtcacttcatggttgaagaagggatagttcttggacacaagatttcagagaagggtATTGAAGTTGACAAAGCAAAGATTGAAGTCATGGAtcaacttcaaccaccaaaaacactcaaggacataagaagctttcttggtcatGCTGGGTTTTATAGAAGATTCATCATGGACTTCtcaaagatagctaggccattgacaaggttgctttgtaaggagactgagttcaattttgatgaagattgcttgaaggctttcaaggagatcaaggcTGCTTTGATTTCagctccaatagtccaagctccaaactgggatcttccatttgagattatgtgtgatgcttcagactttgcagtaggagcagttctaggacggaaaaaaaaataagaggcTGCATGTGATTCACTATGCAAGTAGAAccttggatgaaactcaaggaatatattcaacaacagagaaagagctcATAGCAGTGGTatttgcctttgaaaaattcagaagctaTTTAGTAGGATCCAAGGTAATTGTGTACACTGGtcatgctgctttgaggcacatctactcaaagaaggacacaaaaccaaggttgttgagatggattttgcttctccaagagtttgatatgaaaatagttgataaaaaagggatagagaatggagtagctgatcatttgtccaggatgaggatagaggaggagattcCAATCGATGATTCAGTGCCTGAGGAGAAACTGATGCTAGTTGGGACAACTCGGCTCACAACTCGACCCACTACTTGagcaggcactcgaccgagtatgTTCGGGTACTCGATCGAGCAGGATGATATGGAGGAGTGGATGGCACTTGAAACTGAAGATCTACCTTGGTATGCTGACATAGTCAATTACAAGGTGTGTGAAGAGATCCCAGCAGACATGGAcccttataagaagaagaagctcctcaAGGAAATCGATGGAttctattgggatgaaccttacttatacAAGAAGGGATCAGATTGACTGTTTAGAAGGTGCATAGCAGAgaatgaagttgaaggagtgTTAGGAAATTGCCATGGTTCTGCCTATGGAGGCCATTTTGCAACCTTCAAGACAGCCCAGAAAGTCTTACAAGCTGATTTATGGTGGCCTACATTATTCAAGGACACTCATAagttcatcaccaagtgtgatgcttgccaaagaatggggaatatcacaagaaggaatgagatgcctcaaaatccaattcttgaagttgagatatttgatgtgtggggaattgatttcatgggaccttttaaTCCACCTTCAAATGGGAATGTCTACATACTAGTAGCagtggactatgtctccaagtgggtggAAGCCATTGCTAGCCCCACTAATGATCACAAAGTGGTTCTTAAACTCTTCAAGACCATAATCTTCCCAAGGTATGGAATCCCAAGGGCTGTGATAAGTGATGGAGGAacacacttcatcaacaagatctTTGAAGGGATGCTAAGGAAGTATGGAGTTAAGGACTGTATCTACAGCCTATCACCCTCAAACAAGTGGGCAAGTTGAaatgtcaaacaaacaaatcaaagccattctatcaagaatagtaggagcaacaagaaaggattggtctagtaaacttgatgaaacactttgggcCTATAGAACAGCTTTCAAAACACCTATAGGAAGAACCCCATTCCAGCTTGTCTATGGAAAGTCTTGCCACCTCCCAGTTGAAGTTGAGTACAAAGCTCTATGGGCAATCAAGCTTTTAAACTTGGATCTGGAGACagcacaagctaagagaagccttgaTTTACATGAGCTTGAGGAGATCAGATTGGAAGCttatgaaaactccaaaatttACAAGAAAAGAACTAAGGCcttccatgataagaagattctcatCAAGGACCTAAAGGCTGGAGACCAAGCCTTGCTTTACAATTCAAGACTCAAGTTATTCCCtgggaagttgaaaagtagaTGGGGAGGCCCTTTTGAAATAAAGGAGATCCTACCATTTGAAGCTGTCacacttctcaacaaggatggtagtAAGTTCACAGTCAATGGTCAGAGGGTTAAGAAGTATTTGGGAGAAAAGGAAACTCATGAGAAGTGCACAATGCTTCTCAAGGATGCTCCTCAAGCTTGAAAAGCTAGaagaagtcaagcttagtgactctaaacaagctcactagggaggaagtccctaaggtatctctgtctatattgtttaggatttttagtattttgatttgttttggtgTCTTCATGGTCAGGGAAGCATGGGAGTctaaatagaagaagaaaaggacaCTCacagtccagctcgacccccccccactcgagcacgtactcgatcGAGTCCCAGTCGGTTNTATCAACAAGATCTTTGAAGGGATGCTAAGGAAGTATGGAGTTAAGGACTGTATCTACAGCCTATCACCCTCAAACAAGTGGGCAAGTTGAaatgtcaaacaaacaaatcaaagccattctatcaagaatagtaggagcaacaagaaaggattggtctagtaaacttgatgaaacactttgggcCTATAGAAAAGCTTTCAAAGCACCTATAGGAAGAACCCCATTCCAGCTTGTCTATGGAAAATCTTGCCACCTCCCAGTTGAAGTTGAGTACAAAGCTCTATGGGCAATCAAGCTTTTAAACTTGGATCTGGAGACagcacaagctaagagaagccttgaTTTACATGAGCTTGAGGAGATCAGATTGGAAGCttatgaaaactccaaaatttACAAGAAAAGAACTAAGGCcttccatgataagaagattctcatCAAGGACCTAAAGGCTGGAGACCAAGCCTTGCTTTACAATTCAAGACTCAAGTTATTCCCtgggaagttgaaaagtagaTGGGGAGGCCCTTTTGAAATAAAGGAGATCCTACCATTTGAAGCTGTCacacttctcaacaaggatggtagtAAGTTCACAGTCAATGGTCAGAGGGTTAAGAAGTATTTGGGAGAAAAGGAAACTCATGAGAAGTGCACAATGCTTCTCAAGGATGCTCCTCAAGCTTGAAAAGCTAGaagaagtcaagcttagtgactctaaacaagctcactagggaggaagtccctaaggtatctctgtctatattgtttaggatttttagtattttgatttgttttggtgTCTTCATGGTCAGGGAAGCATGGGAGTctaaatagaagaagaaaaggacaCTCacagtccagctcgacccccccccactcgagcacgtactcgatcGAGTCCCAGTCGGTTGCCATCGTCGAGCTGTCCCAATCACcttctccaagtcaccaacaagcCCTCAACTACACATTTgacagcatgaatgaggatgtggacagcttcttccacaatccatgaggtaacactatcaccttccttgtaaataccattgcatttcatattttgttttgttttagatcttgaatcctcttacaaatttctttcacacagaggactgtgtgatttaagtttgggggagggtttgagatagcatttgacattgtgttttgttttcttatttcaattttgtagcataatcatgttagcatttgcatagcatctaaggcatagaaaaaccctaaaaatttgaaatttttttgcaaaaatctttataaaaaaaagagtgttcatgtagtttgcattgcattttaggatcttgtttagcatgtttcatgtaggattgtttaatatttgcattagggatctatgataagttttgccttgttagcttgcttaattcactaaactaggatcaatgcccaagttaatagtactttgatgctagttgagtagttagaagcataagattgaaccaaaccttgaattcctgcattgcatttggtctaaattgaagcatgttgtgatttgatgccatttcctatttataagaacctaatattgacttacaattatcaatgtgtgcattgctttaaactcatgaataccatatacatatttgaatcatctttctcctttttaccactcttgttgatccaagtagctgattaaactattaaaatcagtttcccctacccataaccaacccttctttcacgccatgtttattcttctgtgtgtgaggcctatttttgggattgagcttggtagaaagtgttaggtttgaactgacaagagtaaagccttgtgtagttctagtttgcaattttcaaactagataggactaggtggttcacttgttgggtttgggacttggctgttttgaaaagaaaagaggaaaaagagaaagaaaaagagtagagtctttaagaggagaatgtgtttaaaaaaaattctagtgaaaggatgggaagtaaaaatatatatatattgaagatggttctagttaaagaaaagaaaagaaagaaaagaagagtctagcaaaatgcttgtatgtcttaagaataagaagaaaagagaaccatagcaaataagtaagaatctcccatcccactagaaagatcaaataagaaacctctcctaagacttgaaaaccaaaagagaaaagggtgaaagagaagagaagaagttaaaagggtagcactaggatcatttgggtttagattggtAGGATGAatactttgggtgcctttgggtagacaaggttttgttcttgtatgtgtctaagtgttcttacctttagcattcttctaaagctcaatccatttttatgagagaaccttgatattgataagcttcactctaaagagagaccaccattgtctcaaaacctttatctccaagccaaatgagttttaagcattgcatagaattgattcatgttcttgattaatgaatgttaaaggaaatggttgatttgaatgcatgtggacatctaaggctcaaatcagtaaaggttgtgataggcttgtctaaaatctttaagtacagctcattcaacttgcatcatagtactagtaacttggacattgattctagttGGTCTATtggcaagctttaggagctgagatcccacttttaaACCTCACCTtccttcttatgtcttgattatttgcttgagggcaagcaaagactaagtttgggggtgttgatgttcatatattttaccctgttttcccttagtatattcacatattttgctatccattttaaccattattgcttagctttaggactgttcttgcattagagtatagttgcattgcatttgcatctttttcatgcataaacaggtgattttggagcttaaggagcatggaagcaatgctgaagagaagtgaagcaaacaagaggagaaagcaagagagttaaggctgaagaaccaaggtccggagtcccactcgactgtccactcgaccagacactcgatcGTGTGCGGAGAgagactcgaccgagtggaagaagcagaagaaaagccaactcgaccggtcactcgaccgagcaccgggtcgagttggccgagccgcctagctattttgtcttttagtatttttaaggcttccactacttttcctatttaaagaccttgtaccctgcagccaccaagagtccagctttttagatagtcaaaaacctagtaCTTGCCCTTTTGGGAAAGAAtttacttttgcatttttattttcttagatcttgtacctccttgaaggagaaaaacaaagaattcttggattttgttggttccataactttcaagatattaagaattcgtgtttgattccttcttcaatattgtagttctttgctttatctttctattgatgcaagtttcggtattttctgggtttatgactttattgttcatcatgtgtgattgtgagtagtttccttagctcttagggatggtttaggttggatggatgttgtggttatttgatttggtcaagatTGATTGTTTTAGATCTCTTCTAAGGTAGAtattcttaatgctgatcctataaccaagagggtagggtttgatctcaagcctcttaacatcacaccaatgtctaaggagcatagatgaggctagatctagagactatcattaggcttgctaagagattagaagtcttgtttgatttttgacatattgcttaatgctaGCTTGTATaggttctttactttgtgaaaacaagtctagaaatataggagcttgattgtttttgccatgagagtggattaacatgttcttggagatattgtctagagattagctcatatTGGTTGAGGTTTGTTGGTCAAGTTAGATAACAACAATATGAAGTCCAACCCATGATTCCATCCCTAAGacctttcttgtttatttatttcctagcttaaatcctgttgtttgatcgttgtttgattcgcttttgtattgctctgttttactgtctttgctctgttctcgcgtttgtccagctcgaccctgtactcgatctacactcgatcgagtgcttgctcgagctcatccccagaattcttgtttatgctttgtaatTGTCCTGTCTTacttcctgtttcattctagttgcatttctgttgcattcacttagtgtcatgttcattacttgccttgcattagttcaatacttgcatttactatagtttctatttctgttcttattgcatcatagctttgattagtCTGTTTTCTTTACATTTAGTATCCATCTTagtagcttttacattctgcattttacatttcatcaataggttgttagtgacaaacatccttcatacttggcttgacttagacatttatgcacatcctgattgcttgcaaactcttagattggattgacacctcttatactacaactgcataaggggaattgaaacaccctgcacTCCATTCATTCATCATTGATATCTCATCATACCATTCACCACACACACCACAAACATATGTGTTTTAGAGATACAGGGACACCAATTCAAGGCAGATTATTTTGCAATACCCCTGGGCGGTTTTGATGTTGTGTTGGGAATCCGTTGGCTCAATGCGCGTGGATGTGTTGTTTGGGATGGACTAGTTCGGACCATTGAGTTTGAACACAATAATAATCTTGTGAAATGGCAAAGGGAAGgtcaccaaaaagaaaagaggggTAGTTGTCAATGCCATTGCGAATGATAGTGGAACTCTTGAAAACTGGTTTGAGGCGGAGGAAGAGATCTTCACGACTAATGGCTTCttaggaaagaaagaagagctTACACTACTGTCAAAACTTCTGACCAAGAGCGAGTCATCAAAGGAGCTGGGAGGGTTGCTAGCTGAGTACGGAGACTTGTTTGCAAAACCCTCTAGTCTGCCAACGCAGCGAGATTGTGACCATCGGATTCTTCTTGTTCAAGGAGCAAACCTGATGGCTGTGCGTCCTTACCGGTACCCACACTTGTTAAAAGATGAAATAGAGCGTCAATGTCGGGACATGCTGCGACACGGGGTCATTAGACCTAGTACTTCACCCTTCTCTTCGCCAGTGTTGCTGGTGAAAAAGGCAGATAACTCATGGAGGTTTTGCATTGATTATAGAGATCTTAATAAAGTGACGATCAAAGACATGTTCCCCATCCCGGTGGTCGATGAGCTTCTTGACAAGCTATATGGAGCTTGCTATTACACTAAACTTGATTTAGCTTCTGGATATCATCAAGTTCGCATGTTCGACGCTGACATCAAGAAAAGAGCATTTTGAACACATCATGGGCattatgaatttttggttaTGCCTTTTGGACTCTCCAATGCACCATCGACATTTCAAAGCCTCATGAATTCGGTATTTCAGGAAGTTCTTCGGAAATTTGTTCTTGTattttttgatgatatacttgTTTACAGTGCTTCATGGGCTGACCATTTAAGACATGTGAGGTGGGTTTTTGGGCGTTTACGAGAGCACAAGTTATTGCTGAAACATGCGAAGTGCTCGTTTGGACAAAAAGAAGTTGGTTATTTGGGACATGTCATCACAGCAGAGGGAATCAAAATCGATAACGCGAAAATCACCGCTGTCCAAGATTGGCCAACTCCAACGTCAACAAGAGCGGTTCGTGGGTTTTTGGGACTCTCTGGGTACTACCGCAAGTTCATCAGCGGTTATGGCATACTTGCAGCCCCATTGACCAGCTTACTTCGTAGAACTGGTTTTCTTTGGACTAGCAAAGCAGAAGCAGCTTTTCAATCCTTGAAGAAGGCACTATCCGAATCGCCGGTTCTAGCACTATCCGATTTCACTAGGGAGTTTGTAGTGGAGTGTGATGCGTCAGGTAGTGGGATTGGCACGGTTTTACACCAACATGATCACCCGGTAGCATTTTTTAGTCGTAAGTTGGCTGAGAGACATATGAAGCTTGCCGCGTACGAGTGTGAATTGATCGGACTCGCTAAAGTGGTGATTCATTGGCGGCCATACTTGTGGGGATATCATTTCTTAATCCGCACTGACCACTACAGCCTTAAGTTCATTTTGGAGCAACGGTTGTCCACAACACCACAAATACATTGGGTAAGCAAGCTATTGGGGTTTGATTTTCGGGTTGAATTTCGTGCTGGAATGGCTAATAAGGTGGCTGATGCCCTATCCCGACGAGAtgaggaagaacaagagaatGTGTGTGCTATAAGTGCGATCAGCAGTTCAAGTAAAGGGATCCTAGCAAGACTGCGTATAGAGGTGGAAAAAACAGAGGCGCTAGCCAGGCTTCGGGATCAAATTAATCGGGGAGAGACGCCACAGGCTTGGGCGGTGCGTGATGGATTGATTTTTCATAAAGATCGCGCTTACCTTGCGTCTGAATCTGACTTGGTCCTTGAGGTAGTGTCCGGATTCCATAATTTTGGTCATGAAGGTGTTCAAAAAACAATGGATCATATCAGACGAGATTTCTATTGGAAGGGTTGGAAAAAGACGGTACAAGACTTTGTTGGAGATTGTCAGGTTTGCCAGAAAAACAAGTGGGAGATATTGCAGCCTGCAGGATTACTACAGCCGTTGCAAGTCCCAACTCAGGTTTGGTcagatatttctatggatttcaTTGAGGCTTTACCAAAGGTCAATGGCAAGACGGTCATTCTGGTGGTTGTTGATAGGTTCTCCAAATATGCACATTTCATTGCATTAAGTCATCCCTACACAGTGGGCTCGGTGGCCCAAGCTTTTTTTCGCGATATTGTTCGCCTTCATGGGATTCCAGAAACGATAGTGACAGACCGTGATAAAATATTTCGTAGTCTATTTTGGCGGGAGTTGTTTAAGTTGTTGGGGACAGATCTCTGTTTCACCATTGCTTACCGGCTTCAATCCGATGGGCAAACAGAGATTGTTAACTGGACATTGGAGATGTATCTTCGCTGTCTCACGGGAGACTCTCCGTCAAAATGGCTATCTTGGCTTCCTTGGGTTGAATATTGTTACAACACATCGTTCCACTCAGGTCTCAAGGCAACACCGTTTTAGGTTGTTTATGGTTGAGAACCTCCAAAAATTTTGGACTACACTGCAGGGAGTTCGCGTGTGGACGCTGTTGATGTGGCCTTAGCACAGCGTGATGAGTTTCTCGTACTAGCACGTGAACGGTTGCTAGAGGCTCAACAGCGTATGAAACTCCTGTATGATAAGCATCATAGGCTCCTTGAGTTCAATGTTGGGGATTGGGTGTGGCTACGGATTCAGCCATATCGCCAATTGACAGTATCCAAAGAAGCTTTTACCAAGCTGTCTCCAAAATACTATGGTCCATTTGAAGTCCTTGCTCGCATTGGTTCTGTTTCTTATCAACTGCGGTTACCCAAAGGGACAAAGATTCATGATGTCTTCCATGTTTCATTACTCAAGAAGCACAAGGGAGAATGTCCCACAGCTGCAGCGACCTTACCTCCAGTTCTTCACGGTCGTGTGGTTCCGCCAACACCATTGCGTCTACTAAGGGCAAGAATGAGGGGAGGGATTCGTCAAGTATTGGTACAGTGGACAGAAGATGAGGCTGATGATTCAACATGGGAAGAGGCGGCAAAGTTGTTCGAAGCTTATCGAGAATTGGAGCTTGAGGAGAAGCTCCTAGTCGAGGAGGGAAGTAATGATACGAGATATGGTATTACGTATCATAGGAGGAAGCCCAAAGCTTCTTGTTAGTCGGTTATTAATACTTCCTTTTATGATTAGATTaaggttttggtatttttacttttctatttaGCATAAGTCGGTTGTAAAAGCTCTATATAAGGAGATCTAAAGATCAATAAGAAATCATCTTCCAaacaattaacctaattctctaAGCAAGAGACTTGGGTTAAAGGAAGTTAAGCTTTCAAtctctttgttctcttttgttcttgagCTATAAACTACGGGTGCTACTACTAGAGCTAAGGCTAAGGCTTTGGCTCATAACACAGTCTTTACAAGTGACTTGAAATCTCACAAGTGGTTTCACTAGAAGCCGACTGAGAATGTTCTCCACTAGATCTGTTGGGAGAACAAACcaactaaattaattttctaCAAAAGCAACAGCATCATGAGATTTGTGGATTTTCTCTCCATGCGTCTCGGGTTTCTTCCCATTATAAGATTGATTGTCAAATAACCAAACTCGTATAGCAACACATTTTTCAACAGGTAGTCGACGGAAGTGGGCTATATTAGACTCTGAAATAGGACCTTGACCTTGCACTAACCGCTCTTTGAACTGTTTTCTAAGACTGTCTTTTACTTTTGCATGAGAAAACAACTTCCaatcaataatttgtttcttcttggtACAGTTTTAGCACAAGGTCTTTCCAAGgttcttctcctccttttttCTTAAGATCATTGGACTGTTTATCATCCATCTGCAGGATTTTTTGTGTAGATACcaagaaaccaagaaaagatGGACACCACAAGCTGAAATTTGCTTTATAACATGTCCTCTGATTCCACTATCTTGCCTTTGTATCTCTGATTTTCATATGTCTCCATGTATCTCCTTCTAATTTACCTACTCTCCTCCTAGCTCTTTCTCTCACCCTGGCGATTCttgatttgatatttcttcTATTGTTAatcatctgattttttttattcttaactATGTTGTTAATACATAGTACATAATTTggaatgaaatatttttttttgtatatatttttttttaaaatacaatttttgtaattataaatcttatacagtaaaacctctttaaattaatactctacaaattaataaacactataaattaataaattttgttggtcgCAAGTTGGGCtattgtaaaaaataacaaaattcgataagatattaagataatatttttaaaaaaaattcgtataaatttacatatatatatatgtgctgatataattaataatatatgctttaaaatattgaattttctcttagctcatatctataaaacaattgatATGTTgtttttcaaactataataagTAAAATACTCTACAAGAAGTCATAAAAtagctaatttttttaaagttttcaatttctagatatGCATCATATTCATTATGATAGTTttatagactattaaaatacaaaattgatattattattcataatttgTATTTATGTATGTTATTTGTATAACTAaatttgtctatagtatttttaatttattttcaattctaaaacaataaaatttataatagttGAAAGTTCAACCTTATTTTGGTAAAATTGTCCGAATTCataatttaagaattttaaacaattaaaagtatatctataaaataataattattaatttacactataaaataattattattaatttatagataaattaatatcactataaattaataaaatgtcatagtcccaccattattaatttatagaggttaccgttttactgtatatgccattgacaaacaaaaaaaatcttatatatgtcTCGCATATTtcagaaaatttataaaatctagaGTTTGA from Camelina sativa cultivar DH55 chromosome 9, Cs, whole genome shotgun sequence encodes:
- the LOC104715201 gene encoding uncharacterized protein LOC104715201, giving the protein MEKAFKAPIGRTPFQLVYGKSCHLPVEVEYKALWAIKLLNLDLETAQAKRSLDLHELEEIRLEAYENSKIYKKRTKAFHDKKILIKDLKAGDQALLYNSRLKLFPGKLKSRWGGPFEIKEILPFEAVTLLNKDGSKFTVNGQRVKKYLGEKETHEKCTMLLKDAPQA